CCATATTTGTCATTAATCTTTTTAAAATGATCAATATCAATCATAAAGACAGCTAAATTTTCTTTTCTCCGCTCGGCCAGGGAAAATAAGCCCTGGGCAACAATTAAAAAGCCCCGCCGGTTAAACAGACCCGTCAACCCGTCAGTCATAGCCATGTCAACCAATGCCTTATTTCTTTTCCAAAGGCTTTGCAGCGTTTCTCCCAAAAGTTCCAATTCGGGTGTTGTATTGCCATATCGGATGAACATATCAATAAATATTCTGATATGGCGGTCATATGTGTCAGAGAGAACCGTATCTCCATTTCCTTTCACGGACTTTAAATCGTTAAAAAGAACTTCAAAGATCGGATACAGCATGTAGTATTCCAGCCGGTAGGCCAGGATAAATGCATTTTTCATTGATTTTTTTTCATCCCAGCGATTTGAGAGATCCTCAATTTTATCCAATATGGCGGACAATTCTTTTTGAATGTCCGATGGCTTATCAAAAATGCAAGGAAAGATGAAATCTTCAGCTATCAGCGCAACCCTGCTCCAGAAATCGGCATGTATTTTTTCTTCATCAGCCATCTGGACCCAGAACGCCTTGAGCTCACTTATTTCTTCTGCCTGGGAAAGCTTGGTATATATCTGTATGGCCTTTTGATTAATGGCAATACACAGACGAATGATTCCCCAGGTAATCTCATCTTTCATGTTCTTGTCCTTTCCTTGCACTTTTCCGGGGAAGGCCTCCACAGGCCCGGAAGTATTTAATCCGGTCTTTGGATAGTAGAAAGCGATTTAGTCCCCAGGGTCTCAATAAGCCGGTTGATATCCGTTGTTTTCAGATTCATTCCCCCTTCGGACACCGGAAGCAGAATGATGCGCTTGCCTTCAAGTGCTTCCGCAATTTTCAGTTTCACGATGGTCTCAGCCCCGGAACCGGCCAGGGCATTGTTCATTTCCTGGATGCCTTTGGCTTCGGCAATACCTTCCGCTTCAATGGCTCTTGCCAGAAGCTGCTGCTTTTCCAGATAAACGTCCGCCTCGATTTTATCCTTTTGATATTGACCGTCGGCGTTGGCAACCATTTTGTTCACCTCACCCCTTGCTTCTTCCAGTTTACGTTTATACTCTTCGAGGGCGGCATGTTGGGCTGATTTGTTTTTCTCCACCTGCTGGTCCGCCACTTTTTTATCTTCAATGGCTTTGGTGTACTCTGCATTGAACCGGTAGTCGTTGGTCAGCACCTTCTCAATGACAACGCCCATGGGTCCAAGAATCTTATCCAATGCGGCCTTGGCTTTTTCGGCTTGGGTTTCTCTTGCTTCAGCCACATAAAAGGATTCGGTCTTCAGCTCCCCGAAGATATCCCTGGGCTTGCTTCTGGCAACCGTCCTGACGATAGTTTCCCGGAGGATGGCATCGTTTGAAGCCACATACTGGAGAATGTACGGGGCCTTTGCGGCATCAATCCGGTAAGCAATGATCACATCAAGGCTGATGTCATTTCCGTCAATGGTTTTAAACAGCAGATCATCCTGGGTTTTGCGGTCCCCCCGGCTTTCTGAAAAGGTCATTTCAAGATTCTGCAGCTTGGTGTCAAAGACATGCCAGTCATTGATAAAAGGCAGAAAAAAATAGGTCGAGCCTTGAGCATACACATGGTCCTCTACGCCTTTGGGCGCAAACAGGCCGATTTTCCGGGTCCGGACACCGACTTCGGTTTCCCCTGTGGTATGAGGCATGCAGCCCGTGGTCAAAAGGCTTGCCGTCATTAGGATCACAAAAAGGATAAAACGTTTCACTTGGCACCTCCCTGGCGAACATCAAATAATTTTAGGGTATTGTTCAGATCCAGCGGATTGACCCCATGAGCACCGTCGCTGGGAAGGATAATCAGATCAAGGCCCTTATACGCCTGGGCCATCTTTAAGCCCACCATACGGTCGGACCCAATGCCTTTTAATGCCTCATTTTTCAGGCGCACCCGTTCGGCTTCAGACAGTTTTACCAACAGATCGGCATTGGCCTTTACTTTACGGGTATAGAGGTCTTTTTCAGCAGTTTTTCGGGTCACATAGGCCCGGCCTTTTTCCATCTCAACGGCGGTGATGACCATACCCTCCTGGACAATCTTTTTTAACTGGGCTTCTTCCTTGGCGGCCCGGGCTGCGGCCTGATTGGTAAAGACCATCTGATCCTGAAGTTTTTTGGCTTCAATATTCTTTTGGATTTCAGGGCTGTATCTGAAATAGCGGACCAGCACCTGGTCCACCTCAATTCCTTTCAAATTGAGTTCCCGGTTGAGATTATCTTTGGCATCTTCTGCCTTTTTAACCCGCATGGGGCTGTTATAAAATTCTTCGGTGGTCAGTTTACCCAGGGTCTCTTTCAAGGCAGGTTCGGCTTTGGGGATGATTCCGTTGTCTTCGTACAGTTTGCCCGGGCCGATGGTGGTAAATACCAGGTAGGGATCCTTAATGTGGTAGAGCATGGAAACATCCACATCCACAAAAAAACCGTCTGAGGTCTGGATATGGGCTGCCCGGTCTTTTCTGGCACCACCGGCTGCCGTTTCTGGGAAATTGGTCAACTCCAGCACCTGGATACCCTTGGGAAAGCGATACATCTGCTGCAGGCCGAAGGGCAAAACAAAGGAAAGTCCCGCATGGTAAACTTCTTTTTGAACCCCGCGGGATATTCCCACACGGATCACCTTAATACCGTATTCATTCGGCTCTACATAGGCGAATAAAAATTTATAGCAAAGGTATAAAATTACGGCCAATGTGAGCAGAATTTGAAATCCAACACCCATCCGCAGACTTGAAAAAAAACCGCCTAATGGGCCCTTAGCCCTGGTCAAATACTCTTTAAATTGATTTGTCTGGTTTTCAGTCACAGTCAATTCCTTTATGAAACACAATTCACACAAGTGGTATGAATCATGGATTTAAAAACATATAAATTTTATGCCATCAGCCCTTTTTTTGCCTGAGCACCCGAACCGCATCCATCCCCAAGGTTTGGGACACTTTATGGATCCGAATCCTGAGCGGTTCGGATAATAGTGTTTTTGTTCCCAGAAGCACACCGAACTGATATGACTGGATGTGATTTTCCATATCTTTTTCGGTTTCCCATTCCCCCAGCAGTGAGAATCGATTCTTATTGTCAATGTCACAAAAGGCACAACAGCTTCTGCAACCGGGGCCTTCTCTCACCGATTCCATTAGTGAGAGGAGGGTTTGCAGCACTTCCAGATGTTTTTCCGGATGTGCGTTGAAAGTCATTTTGACTATCATCATTCGAACTACCTCTTAAAAACATTCTGGAATATCGAAATATAAAAGATGGCTAAACGTCACTGAGGCCTCTGCCTAAAACTGCTTCTGAAGTGCTTTTTTGTTTTTTTTGTTTTCGTTTTTCTTTTGGCGTCTGTCTGGCTTTTTTCTGTTCTTCACGCCTGCCTTTGTCTCTTTTTCCTTTATCACCCATAATCTTTTCTCCTGGTTTCAAATCAGTGTTTTCCCATTCCCCTCTTTCCTTGCTTGGAGTATTCGTACTTTTAATAGTGCAATCATTGCACCATAGTTCTGACAAGAGGATTAATTTTTTGATGATGCTGTATTTTAAGGGAAAACAAAGGAAGGAAGGAGATTATTTAAATAGAAAGGGAAATTCTAAAACGGTCTTATTTGTTCAATGGGTCATATCGTGCCTTTTTAAAGGTTCCCGTAACCGATCTCGGGCGTGGCCGCCATCGGATAGGCCGCACGAAGAATGAGCCTCATTGGCAATTAAAAGGAAACCGCTTGGGAGGAACGATGCTGAGTTTACGCATTCGGGCACGCAATGTGCTGCATGCAGTTGGTTGCCGGTACTCCTGTGTCTTCTCCCTGATCGACTAGGACCATCCAGATGGCCTCGGTAGTTGCTTCTTGGGCAATGATCAAATGACAAAACGAATCCATAATGCTTGGGTCGTTCTGTTCCCGTTCGGTCCCTGAACCTTTCCAGTTGTAAATGGCTGAATACGTGACTTTAAAATACATGGTGAATTTGAATTTTTAACCGTGAATAACCTTAACCCTGCCAACAAGGCCATTTTCCAATCGGACTTTTATACCATGGGGATGAAAAGATGATTTTGTTAAAACGTTTTTTATGACGCCTTTGGTCAGAACGCCTGTTCTTTGGTCTTTTTTTAACACAATGGAAACGGTTTGCCCTGTTTTGATTTGCGTTCTATTTTGTCCTCCGGTCATTATACTCTTTACCCTTGATTTCATCAAAAAAACCTCAGCCAGGATTAATTCATCATATGAGGCATATGAATCATTCAGAAAAATGTTTAGTGAAGTTCTGATCGATTCCCATGATAAATAAAGATACTATCATCAACCAGGTAATCATCACCAAATTTTTCTTTGATTACATTCGGATTGATATTTATACTATCCACACGCCGACCATTTGGTTGGTGACTTCTGTTTTAAATCAGTTAATGGAGAATATCTTGACTGCCCCCAAGATTACAAGATTAAATTTTATATGGCTGTTAACTATTCTCAGCCTTAAGGGTGAGAATAGTTAGCAGCCGATTCGGAAACTATGAAAAATGACAGAAAAAGCAATATATATAGAACATGCGACCAAACATTTCGGAGATTTCAAAGCGGTTCATAATCTTTCCTTTGAAGTAAACAAGGCTGCCTGTTTCGGATTATTGGGTCCCAATGGGGCAGGTAAAACCACAATGATGAACATGCTGACCGGACGGGTCAGGGCAGATTCGGATAATGGCCGAATAATCAATGTGTTGGGCTATGACCCGGCCAAAAATGAACTTGAAATCCGATATCTTACGGGGATTGTGCCTCAGGAAAACAATCTCGATGTTGAGCTTTCAGTTTCCCAAAATTTGTATATTTACAGTAAATTTTATGGCCTGCCCCACAATGTCGCCAGCCGGCGTATAAGCGAACTGCTTGAATTTATGGAACTTACCGAAAAAAAAGCGGCCCGTATTAGAGAGTTGTCCGGCGGTATGCAAAGGCGTCTGGTCATTGCCAGAGCCTTGATCAACTCTCCTCACCTCCTGATTTTGGACGAACCGACCACCGGTTTAGATCCGCAAGTACGGCAAGCCATTTGGGACAAAATGAGGATGCTCAAAAAAACCGGAGTGACCATTGTCCTGACCACCCATTACATGGATGAAGCAGCCCAACTTTGTGATGACTTGATCATTATGCACAAAGGCAAAAAAATTCTTCAGGGGCATCCCAGCGCTCTAATCTCGAAAAATTTGGAAAGATACGTGCTGGAAATTCTGAATACAGATATTTTTTCGACGATTGAAAGAAAAGGATTTCGGATCGAAGAAACTGTGGGTCGGCTTATGCTGTATAGCAATAGGTTATCTTCACTGGAAACAGTGACCGAGCCACTCAACGCGGGAGATTTTTTTCTAAGACCAGTCAATTTGGAAGATTTGTTTTTAAAAGTAACCGGGAGAACCTTGTATGACTGAAACCGCCCTACCTCAACGAATTGTCACAACACCGCCACCTCTGGCTTATCGATTGTACAGCATCTGGTACAGGCATATTCGTGTATATTGCAAACATTTGGTTTCCAACGGATTCCCTCCTTTTGTGGAACCTTTATTTTTTTTGGCCGGAGTCGGTTTAGGGCTTGGGCATTATGTCGGTTTGATCGATGGTACACCTTATCTGCTGTTTCTGGCCTCGGGTATGATTGCTCCCTCCTCAATGTTTACAGCCGCTTTTGAGTGTACTTTCGGTACTTTTATCCGACTTGAATTTGATAAGGCATATGATGGCATGGTTTCGGCTTCCATCACAGTGCCGGATTTGTTTGTTGGTGAAATGCTTTTTGTCGGCACTAAAGGATTTTTCTTTACCTTGGCGGTGATGAGTGTTTTTATGGTTTTTGGTCTTGTGCCCTCATATTTTGCTATTCTTACACCGATTGTGGGATTTTTTGCAGGAATGATGTTTGGTGCTCTCTCTTTATTTGTCACTTCTTTTGTGAAGACCATCAATCACTTTAATTTCTTTTTAACCGGTTGTCTGACTCCCATGTTTTTCTTTTCGGGAATTGTATTCCCTATCACCAATCTTCCGGAATGGATTCAATGGGTATCCGAAGTATTCCCGCTCACTCATTCCACCCGTTTGATCCGGGCTTGTTGTTTAGGACAGTTCAGCAGCATGTTATTCTTTGATATACTTTTTATGGTAGCCTTTACGATCATCTTTGCTTATTTAGCTGTTACTCGGCTGGAAACGCGGCTCATTCAATAATCGTTGGCCTATGTTGAGTTCAACCATTACATATGGTATTTTAACTTATGCTGAGGCACCTATGATCGTCTAATCAATCTAAGACATTACAACAAAATTAAATTTATCGGCCGCCTTCCAAGAAAGGTCTCAGAAAATGAAAATTGTTTTCGTCTTAATTTGTTTTTGTCAACTATTCTCAGTTGGATATACTACAGACCAATGCCGTGGGGCCCGCTTCAAAATTCTCGTGGTGATGAGCTACTCGCCGGAAAGGGAAACGCGTCCGTGGTGTGATGTTTTATTGGCAGCTTCTATGCCAAGGTACGCATGACGACGATGGTACCTCGCTTTCCACCAAACAGGTTGTGCCCGTTCTCACCGGGGCCTTTGTCAAACAGGTTATCGGCTGCAACAAACCTAATGTTAAATGCGGGATGACCCAAACCAATTCTTCTGAAAAGCACGAACTTGTACTGACAAAGAAATGATTATGAAAAAAAAGAGCATGGATGATAAACTAAAAAATATTGCAATATGCTGGGCTATGGAGAGACAAGACTTCCTGTTGGCGCTTCACCCCGAATAGCGTATAGGGATGAACAGGATTACATTAATTTCGGGAAAAAAATTTTTTCACAGGGGGGGACTATGTTGTCAATAGAAGATTTTATAATTGAAGTGTTCAAATAATACAATCAGACGAATAGGCGGAAAAGAATATGGATAAATTGAAGGGACTGCAGCCAGAGCGTGTCATGTACTACTTTGAGGCGATTTCTCGTATTCCAAGAGAAAGTGGGAATGAACAGGCGGTCAGTGACTATATCAAGAGCATTGGAGAAGAACTTGGATTTGAAACAATCCAGGATGCAAACAATAATGTGATTATTAAGAAACCGGCAAGCGCAGGAAAAGAAGACGCTGATCCAGTGATTCTGCAGGGGCATATGGACATGGTCTGTGCTAAAGAAAAGGACAAGATTATCGACTTTCACAAAGATCCCATCGAACTGATTGTGGATGGCGATTTCATCACTGCAGATGGAACAACCCTCGGTGCAGACAATGGCATTGCAGTAGCAATGACACTTGCGCTTTTAGAAGATGCTGAAGCTGTTCATCCAGAAATTGAGGCACTTTTTACAACAGAAGAAGAGACAGGAATGGGCGGCGCCATGAATGTCGATGGGAAGCATTTCGAGGGTAAGACGCTCATTAATGTCGACTCGGAAGAAGAAGGAATCTTCACTGTCAGCTGTGCTGGAGGCGTAAGGATATTCTTTAGGCAGCCGTATATGAATGTGAAGAATCTATACAACAGATCCTATGAGATCGAGATTTCAGGACTGACGGGCGGTCACTCTGGAATAGAAATCCACGAAGGCAGAGCTAACAGCATTAAATTGATGGGAAGATTGCTTAATAGAATAAAACGCGTTGCCGGCATATCTTCACTTGAAGGTGGAGAAAAAATGAATGCGATTGCAAAGCGAGCAAAAACACTCGTTTCTGTCAATGCAAATCCTACTGAAACAATTCAACAGATTGAGCAGGTCTTCAAAGATGAATTCAGAGTCACTGACCCAGGACTGAAGATTATAGTTACAGAATGCCGAAAGCAGGAAATGATGATGAATCAGACAAGCATGAAAAATCTCATCAATGCCATGTTGCTTTTACCGTGTGGTGTTCAGACAATGTCAAGCGATATCGAAGGATTGGTAGAGAGTTCAAACAATGTCGGTGTGCTTTACACAAAGGAGGATTTTGTGATCATTGAGAGCGCAGCCAGAAGTTCAGTCAAGACACTTAAAGATGAGATTATTGATAGATTCCAAGCTATTGGAGAGCTTACCGGCGCACAGATAGAACTTCAGTCAGAATACCCATCGTGGCCTTACAACCCAGATTCCAAAGTCAGGGAGACGATGAAACAAGTTTACGAAAAGATGTATGGCAAAAAACCGGAAATTATGGCTATCCATGCAGGATTGGAAACCGGGATACTCTCTGAGCGCATTGGCAGGATTGACATGATCTCCATGGGACCGAATATGTGGGATGTTCATACGCCGAACGAGAAACTGTCCATCAGCTCAACGGAGAGGACCTTTGTGTTCTTAAAGGAAGTACTAAAGGTGCTGTAGAAATTAAAATCCAGGAGTTTAATTTCTCCCTTGCCTTCTATGCAGTGGTCAGGATATTCTCCAATAAGATTGAATTTTTACTCTAAACCATTTCACCCTTTTCATCCTATCTGTTCAGGAAAATTTAAATACGCTTCTATCCAGTCGTCACTTTTAAGAATTGATAGTCGCTGTTTTGCAAAGTAGGCCTCTGATTTTTCCTGAAGCAACAAAACAAGTTTTTTTAAAATGATTTTTTTAAACGGAAAATAATGGCTGAATAAAAATTTTACCGGCAGTTTGAAGAAAAAGGGAAGGAAACTTTTTATAAGAATATCATCCCATGCGGCATAAACGATTGCCTCTCCGGGGTCTCCCTGTCTGCCGGAACGGCCGAATAACTGTCTGTCAAGTCTCCTTGAGGCTTGTGGCTCCGTGCAGACAACATATAAACCGCCAAGGGATTTAATCCCCTTACCCAATTTGATATCCGTTCCCCTGCCGGCCATATTGGTTGCAATCGTGAGGGCCGTTTTCTGCCCGGCCAACGCGACAGTCTCGGATTCTTCGGCATGCCTGACGGCATTCAGGATACGGTAATTGCCGGCTTTGCCATCAAAACGTTCAGCTATTTTTTCGCTGATCCCGACAGATCTTGTTCCCAGGAGCACCGGCTGACCGTTTTTATGGCGGTGAAGGACGTCCCGGACTATGGCATCGATCTTTTTTTCATTGCTGGGGAAAAATTTCCATGGCAGTTCGCGTCTGATAACCGGCCTGTGGGTCGGGACTTCCACCACAGGTGTGTGGTACACCTGCCAGATTTCTTTTCTGACTTCTTTTACCGTCCCGCTCATCCCGCCGATTTTGGGAAAAAGGCGGAAAAAACGCTGGAAGCTCATCCGGCCGATGGTTTCAGTGGGATCGGTCACTTCAATCCCTTCTTTGGCCTCCACCGCCTGCTGGAGATTGATGCCCAGATTCCTCTGGGGCATCAGCCTGCCGGTTAAATTATCAATCAGAACGATCTTATCCTGATCAATGATATAATGTTCATCTTTTTTAAGGAATTCTCTAGCGTAGATGGCCGTATTGAAAAGCTCATTTGCCCGTTTAATTCCACGCCACATAAGCGGCAGATGTTCTCTGGCGCCATGAATTTTCTCTTTGCCTATGGATGTCCAGTGAATCAGTTTATATTTCAGATCAATTTTATAATCCAGGCCCTCTTCAAACGATTCAGCTGCAGTAAAGGCGGCAACCGCAGCTTCTCTCAAGGGAAGATTATCCCGTTTGGCGGAAATGATCAAAGGGATTACCGCTTCATCAATGAGAATATTATCGGCTTCGTCCACAATCACCGAATGCAGGCCGCGCAACGTCAAATCGCTTCCAGTGAAATCAAGCCGATTCAGTGCATAGTCAACGGCTCTTTTCAAATCGTTTGTATCACTGCCAAGCTTTATCCGGTCCCGGAGATAATCTGTCAGGATCTCTTTTGCCGTGGTATATACAATATCGTTCTGATGAATCTGCTGCCGCATGGCTGGATCAGTGTCTGATCCTACAAATCCCACGCTGAGCCCACAGGCAGAAAAAAGCGGGCGGCCTTCCCGGGCATCCCGTTGTGCAAGATAATCATTTGACGTCAGTACATGGACCGGTTTCTTCTCTGTCGCAAACATGATTGCAGCCAGCGATGCGGCAAGGGTCTTGCCTTCTCCAGTAGCCATTTCGGCGATGGCACTTTGCTGGATGACTTTCACAGCCATCACCTGCACAGGGTAAGGACGCATGCCAAGTACCCGGTTGCTGAGTTCACAAAGAAGGGTCAACCGCCGGTCTTCAGATGCCTGCCGGTCAAACAGGCGCTTAAATTCAACCAGCAGATCTTCGGTTTTTGTATTTTGAAGGCTTAAAGAGTCTTCTACAATTTCCCTGGACCGCTCAAGGAGTTCTTTTCTCTTAAACTTTTTTGCCGCAACACCCCCTTTAAAATGATGGACCAATTTGTCTACGCCGGAGTAAACATGTCGGATTTCCGGTATTTTGACCCGAAACCTGTCCTCGTAAGGGAGTATCATACTTGATATCTTTCCTGGAGAAACTGTTTTATGATTGTCAAAATTCTGTTCAGGGTGGGAACCGGTTTCATTTCGACATTCAGCTTCCCTGTCTGTCCCTGATAGATGGATGAATCTCCGGGCGTGATAATATCGCCATAAACCAGGTAAAAGGGCTCAATGGTTTTCAGTCCGTCAGGGTCTTCGGGCACAACCGGTATCTCGCCTCCTCCTTTCCATCCCAGTGCCTTTGCGGGCAGAATATCCGAGGCATGGGGAAGGACCTTGTATGCTTTCAAGTTTAATGAGGTATCTTCTTTTCCCGTAAGGCGAACGGTAACCTGTTCGATATTATCGCCAAACAGCTCTGATGATTTTTCCTGGCCGGCAACGGATATAAATCTGATCCGGCCGTTATTAATAATAGATCCGGCCCCCCGTCCTTTTGCGATATATTGCCCCCGAAGACTGCGCTGCTCCGGATAAATCCAGTAACCATCGACAGGTGCCCGGATAATTAGATTCTTTTTTCTTTCGAGAAGCTGGGCAAGATATCGCTCAATGGCCTCTTTTCTTTTATGAATAGGTTTGCCTTCAATGCTGCCGGTGAGCATGTTCTGATTCCAGGCAACGCTGATTTGCTTCATCTGGTAACCGGCCTGGGCAATTTCGTATTCGAGCACCCGGTTTTCAAGTACCATGAGCACATCGCCCTTTTTCACCCGTTCCCCGTGCAGGGCTTTAACTTCCTTGACCCGCCCGTCCATGCGAACAAGCACATCCACGGAATCCACGCATTTGACAACACCGGGTAAGGTAAAACTGTAAGGCACCGGAACCGATACGGCAAAATATGCCGCCAAAAGAAAAACATAAAAATTTAATCGAATGACCCGGGGCCTTATGCCATGCAGTTCCTTTGAACTTATCAAAAAGTTAAAATATTTTTTTACCGGGGTATAAATCCAAACAAAGGTAAGGGATACTGCCAGACAGACGCCCACAAAAAAATATTTATCTGCAACAAAAAGCGCGATCACCGTAAAAAGAAAGAGTCGATACACAAAACTTGCAACCCCATAAGCTGCAAGGTAAACACCCTCTTTAACAGTATAAATATTGAGGTCTTTTTCCTTGATGCCAAATACATATTTTTGAAAAACAGCATAAATAAAATGGGTGCTTTTCTGGGACAGATTGGGAATTTCTATAAAATCGGCAAGGATATAATAGCCGTCATACCGAATAAGGGGGTTGGCATTAAACAATACCGTTGATACGGTTGCTGTAAACATCAGGTTGTAAGATATGACCTGGATCAGACCCGGTGGCGCGTTCACCCACACCATGCATGCAATGGCACCAAGGAAAACTTCCACCAGCATCCCTGCACTGCTGACGTAAATCCGCTCCCACTTGTTACGGAATGCCCATGAAGCGGTTGCATCAATATAGGGTAGTGGCGTAAAAATCAGAAGCATGACACCGATGGTGTTGATATACCCCCCGTATTTTACACAGACCGCACCATGGCCGATTTCATGGCAGATTTTGATAAATGCGACACACAGATAGAGCAAGATCACATTGTCAGGGTCCAGCACACTTTTTGCCTGCTGGGCAAACATCCCCGAATTTTCAGCGCCGAGCTTGATGCCATATAAAATGGTAATAAGCCAGACAAACCCACCAAGTTTTCCAAAAATTACCCGCCACAAGGGCAGAAAACGCTTCAACCATCGGTCAGGATTCCAGACAGGAAACCGCATGAAAAGGATATTGGAAAACATATTTTTTCTTTGGATCTTTTTTTTCTCCATTCCTTTTTCATATAAAGACTGGCTGTCCTTGGCATTTTCAAAATAAATCAACCCGGCTGTATTCAGCTCAACCAGCAGATTGATCACGTCCTGCTGGCCCGGACCATTTTCAGGGTCTTCCTCCAAG
Above is a window of uncultured Desulfobacter sp. DNA encoding:
- a CDS encoding biotin/lipoyl-binding protein; this encodes MLYDPYSGNYFRVSEAYYKFLTTLSFERTVEQAWVKALEEDPENGPGQQDVINLLVELNTAGLIYFENAKDSQSLYEKGMEKKKIQRKNMFSNILFMRFPVWNPDRWLKRFLPLWRVIFGKLGGFVWLITILYGIKLGAENSGMFAQQAKSVLDPDNVILLYLCVAFIKICHEIGHGAVCVKYGGYINTIGVMLLIFTPLPYIDATASWAFRNKWERIYVSSAGMLVEVFLGAIACMVWVNAPPGLIQVISYNLMFTATVSTVLFNANPLIRYDGYYILADFIEIPNLSQKSTHFIYAVFQKYVFGIKEKDLNIYTVKEGVYLAAYGVASFVYRLFLFTVIALFVADKYFFVGVCLAVSLTFVWIYTPVKKYFNFLISSKELHGIRPRVIRLNFYVFLLAAYFAVSVPVPYSFTLPGVVKCVDSVDVLVRMDGRVKEVKALHGERVKKGDVLMVLENRVLEYEIAQAGYQMKQISVAWNQNMLTGSIEGKPIHKRKEAIERYLAQLLERKKNLIIRAPVDGYWIYPEQRSLRGQYIAKGRGAGSIINNGRIRFISVAGQEKSSELFGDNIEQVTVRLTGKEDTSLNLKAYKVLPHASDILPAKALGWKGGGEIPVVPEDPDGLKTIEPFYLVYGDIITPGDSSIYQGQTGKLNVEMKPVPTLNRILTIIKQFLQERYQV